A window of the Blattabacterium cuenoti genome harbors these coding sequences:
- a CDS encoding alpha/beta fold hydrolase, which yields MLNIIENKEKKFPHIKKGKGHPLILLHGLMGGLSNFKALLDFFPKKGYQVIIPSLPLYNMPLFLTNIYNISKYIIQFLMEIGMKKATLIGNSLGGHIALIIAKKRIDLVHSVVLTGSSGLFEKAFGDAFPKRENYEYIRKKSQEVFYDPNIATKELVDEVFHIVNDKKKGIKTLYIAKSAMKYNMSKDLSVIQQPICLIWGKQDHVTPPEVANEFHRLLPNSELYWIDKCGHVPMMEHPKKFIEILEKWLSKFDFNHENFFCKVYR from the coding sequence ATGCTTAATATTATTGAGAATAAAGAAAAAAAATTTCCTCATATCAAAAAAGGGAAAGGGCATCCTTTGATTTTACTTCATGGATTAATGGGAGGATTAAGCAATTTCAAAGCTCTTTTGGATTTTTTCCCAAAAAAAGGTTATCAAGTGATCATTCCTTCATTACCTCTTTATAATATGCCATTATTCTTGACTAATATTTATAACATATCTAAATATATAATCCAATTTTTAATGGAAATAGGAATGAAAAAAGCTACTTTAATAGGAAATTCTCTTGGAGGACATATTGCTTTAATTATAGCAAAAAAAAGAATAGATTTAGTTCATTCTGTGGTTTTGACAGGAAGTTCAGGTTTATTCGAAAAAGCTTTTGGAGATGCTTTTCCTAAAAGAGAAAATTATGAATATATTAGGAAAAAATCACAAGAAGTATTTTATGATCCTAATATAGCGACTAAAGAATTAGTAGATGAAGTTTTTCATATTGTAAATGATAAAAAAAAAGGAATTAAAACTCTATATATTGCTAAAAGTGCTATGAAATATAATATGTCTAAAGATTTATCTGTAATTCAGCAACCTATTTGTTTAATCTGGGGAAAACAAGATCATGTTACTCCTCCAGAAGTTGCAAATGAATTTCATAGATTGCTACCTAATTCAGAATTATATTGGATAGATAAATGTGGACATGTTCCGATGATGGAACATCCCAAAAAATTTATAGAAATATTAGAAAAATGGCTATCTAAATTTGATTTTAATCATGAAAATTTTTTCTGTAAAGTTTACAGGTAG